In Acinetobacter pittii, one genomic interval encodes:
- a CDS encoding putative 2-aminoethylphosphonate ABC transporter substrate-binding protein, which translates to MKQYVQQTIKLGTASVLGVVVAFQMGCSSATSKNSEEITVYTAVEADQLKQYQEELHKAYPELKVKWVRDSTGVITAKLLAEQKNPQADVIFGVALTSLLVMEKKDMLEPFKPEGVQNLKPEFVSQKPVPTWTGMDAWESAICVNKVELEKRKLPIPKTWKDLTNPIYKNLIVMPNPASSGTGYLDVTAWMQIWGEKQAWDYMQALDKNISQYPHSGSKPCKMAAQGEIPIGISFGYPAFKLKADGAPLEVVYPTEGLGWELEASAIVKGTKKLSSAQKFINWSVSKAANEAYAHNFSMVAYKGIENTTMSFPKNLPQLLVKNDFYWAAEQRERILAEWSKRFEK; encoded by the coding sequence ATGAAACAGTATGTTCAACAGACAATTAAACTTGGCACTGCATCAGTTTTAGGTGTGGTGGTCGCTTTTCAAATGGGATGTTCATCAGCAACATCAAAAAACTCAGAAGAAATTACCGTCTATACGGCAGTGGAAGCCGACCAGCTTAAACAATACCAAGAAGAATTACACAAAGCTTATCCAGAGCTAAAAGTAAAATGGGTACGAGATTCAACTGGTGTAATTACCGCTAAACTTTTGGCAGAGCAGAAAAACCCACAAGCGGATGTGATTTTTGGTGTGGCTTTAACCAGTTTGCTGGTCATGGAAAAGAAAGACATGCTTGAGCCTTTTAAACCTGAAGGTGTCCAAAATTTAAAACCCGAATTTGTAAGTCAAAAACCTGTACCGACTTGGACGGGTATGGATGCATGGGAATCTGCAATCTGTGTAAATAAAGTCGAATTAGAAAAACGTAAGTTACCGATTCCAAAAACTTGGAAAGATTTAACCAACCCGATTTATAAAAACCTAATTGTGATGCCAAATCCGGCATCAAGCGGTACGGGGTATTTAGATGTGACTGCTTGGATGCAGATCTGGGGTGAAAAGCAGGCGTGGGACTATATGCAGGCTTTAGATAAAAACATTTCGCAATATCCTCATTCTGGTTCAAAACCTTGCAAAATGGCCGCACAAGGCGAAATTCCAATTGGTATTTCTTTCGGTTATCCAGCATTTAAATTAAAAGCAGATGGCGCACCTTTGGAAGTGGTTTATCCAACTGAAGGGTTAGGTTGGGAACTGGAAGCCTCAGCAATTGTGAAAGGAACCAAGAAATTAAGTAGCGCACAAAAATTTATTAATTGGTCGGTAAGCAAAGCGGCAAATGAAGCTTATGCGCATAACTTTTCAATGGTCGCTTATAAAGGTATTGAAAATACCACCATGAGTTTCCCGAAAAACCTTCCTCAACTGCTTGTAAAAAATGATTTTTATTGGGCGGCCGAACAGCGTGAACGTATTTTGGCTGAATGGTCAAAGCGTTTTGAAAAGTGA
- the yvoA gene encoding UTRA domain-containing protein encodes MEQDQARIPKYIPIRDAIAHDIESGVLDAHAKLPSERVLSEQFQTTRVAAREALLALETDGLIYRLDRRGWYVRSPRIIYHPQSTKNFNQFVIEQGYEPSTEVISSELTQATSWDAKHLKVEKGHPIYSVWRRRCINGRPVLVEHLRVNAELFPDFLTHDLKQSITLLMANEYNCHITRADINLYPTALSEQQAKALHVNVGALGLYICRSNRNEKGVITDVDQEYWLHDVLDLHFEARA; translated from the coding sequence ATGGAACAGGACCAAGCACGCATACCTAAATATATTCCTATTCGCGATGCAATTGCCCACGATATTGAATCTGGTGTATTAGACGCCCACGCAAAACTCCCATCGGAAAGAGTGCTATCTGAGCAATTCCAAACCACTCGGGTTGCTGCACGTGAAGCTTTGCTGGCTTTGGAAACTGATGGTTTGATTTATCGATTAGACCGCCGTGGTTGGTATGTTCGTTCTCCGCGTATTATTTATCACCCTCAATCGACAAAAAACTTTAACCAGTTTGTGATTGAACAAGGCTATGAACCTTCTACAGAAGTGATTTCCAGTGAACTGACTCAGGCCACTTCTTGGGATGCCAAGCATTTAAAAGTTGAAAAAGGGCATCCGATTTATTCAGTTTGGCGTCGTCGCTGTATTAATGGACGTCCTGTGTTGGTTGAGCATTTACGTGTGAATGCAGAGCTTTTTCCCGATTTTTTAACTCATGATCTCAAGCAATCCATTACTTTACTGATGGCAAATGAATATAACTGCCATATCACCAGAGCCGACATTAACCTCTATCCAACAGCTTTATCGGAACAACAGGCCAAAGCGCTTCATGTCAATGTCGGTGCACTCGGTTTATATATTTGCCGTAGTAACAGAAATGAAAAGGGTGTAATTACAGATGTTGACCAAGAATATTGGCTACACGATGTCTTAGATTTACATTTCGAAGCACGAGCATAA
- the pobA gene encoding 4-hydroxybenzoate 3-monooxygenase, with translation MDILKTQVAIIGSGPAGLLLGQLLYKAGIDHIIVEQRSAEYVASRIRAGILEQVSVDLLKQAGVDQNLKDKGLPHSGIEILTNGELHRVDLAALTGGKQVTVYGQTEVTKDLMTAREAAQLTSFYEAQNVQVKDFYTAPKVEFEYQGKAYQIQCDFIAGCDGYHGVCRASVPEDKIKTFEKVYPFGWLGVLADVPPVADELIYVQSERGFALCSMRSETRSRYYLQVPLTDHVEDWSDEKFWDELKNRLDPESREKLVTGPSIEKSIAPLRSFVTEPMRFGKLFLAGDAAHIVPPTGAKGLNLAASDIAYLSSALVEYYVEGSEQGINEYSEKCLQRVWKAERFSWWMTHLLHRFETESEFDHKIKQAELSYVLGSIAGKTTLAENYVGLPYEIKQIDSFKHAS, from the coding sequence ATGGATATTTTAAAGACACAGGTTGCAATTATTGGATCTGGACCAGCAGGGTTATTGCTTGGGCAACTTCTATATAAAGCTGGCATCGATCATATTATTGTTGAGCAACGTAGTGCTGAATATGTGGCTTCACGGATTCGTGCAGGAATTTTAGAACAAGTTTCGGTCGACTTGCTGAAACAAGCAGGCGTTGACCAAAACTTAAAAGACAAAGGATTACCGCATTCGGGCATCGAAATCTTAACCAACGGTGAATTGCATCGGGTTGATTTAGCAGCACTCACGGGCGGAAAACAAGTGACCGTATATGGTCAGACCGAAGTGACTAAAGATTTAATGACTGCCCGTGAAGCAGCACAACTCACTTCATTTTATGAAGCTCAAAATGTACAGGTGAAAGATTTCTACACGGCTCCGAAAGTTGAGTTTGAGTACCAAGGTAAAGCCTATCAAATTCAGTGTGACTTTATAGCAGGGTGTGATGGCTACCATGGCGTCTGCCGCGCCAGCGTGCCCGAAGATAAAATTAAGACTTTTGAAAAAGTTTATCCGTTTGGCTGGCTAGGGGTGTTGGCAGATGTTCCCCCTGTAGCCGATGAACTTATTTACGTACAGTCAGAACGTGGCTTTGCTTTATGCAGTATGCGTTCAGAAACACGTAGCCGTTATTATTTACAAGTCCCTTTAACTGATCACGTCGAAGATTGGTCCGATGAAAAATTTTGGGATGAGTTAAAAAACCGCCTAGACCCTGAAAGCCGTGAAAAGCTAGTGACAGGACCTTCTATTGAAAAAAGTATCGCGCCGTTACGTAGCTTTGTGACTGAGCCAATGCGTTTCGGGAAACTATTTTTAGCAGGTGATGCTGCGCATATTGTTCCACCGACAGGGGCAAAAGGTCTAAATCTCGCTGCCTCTGATATTGCTTATTTATCAAGTGCACTTGTTGAATATTATGTGGAGGGTTCAGAACAAGGTATAAATGAATACTCTGAAAAATGCTTACAACGTGTTTGGAAAGCTGAACGTTTTTCTTGGTGGATGACTCACTTGTTGCATCGTTTTGAAACTGAAAGTGAGTTTGATCATAAGATTAAACAAGCAGAGCTAAGTTATGTACTCGGTTCGATTGCGGGTAAAACTACATTAGCCGAAAACTATGTCGGTTTGCCTTATGAGATTAAGCAAATTGATAGTTTTAAACATGCAAGTTAA
- the pobR gene encoding IclR family transcriptional regulator PobR yields MPSIDAFLEHPTSHEKIRQDDYIAGLAKGLALLEAFGTDRQRLNVTQVAERTGISRTAARRYLKTLKYLGYLETDEHYFWLTHRVLRFSSSYLSSAHLPKVAQSFLNLLCAQTSLTFSIVVLDDNEVVPIARSYLPQQDNLRVSPYGMHLGNRLPAHATSTGKVLLAALSEEAQHTWVKTYGLKRLTPFTLIDESKFFEVLKGISLSDYCLSKEEHELGVIAIAVPVFNAQGQAIAALNCMSQTNRVQEDYLVQQILPLLRNTANELRNLI; encoded by the coding sequence ATGCCTTCTATCGATGCTTTTTTAGAGCACCCGACCTCGCATGAGAAAATTCGTCAAGATGACTACATTGCAGGATTAGCTAAAGGCTTGGCTTTACTGGAAGCTTTTGGAACAGATCGGCAACGGCTTAATGTCACTCAAGTGGCTGAGCGAACTGGTATTAGTCGTACAGCGGCAAGGCGTTATTTAAAAACTTTAAAATACTTAGGCTATTTAGAAACAGATGAACATTACTTTTGGTTGACTCATCGTGTGCTACGCTTTTCGAGTTCTTATTTAAGCTCTGCTCACCTGCCTAAAGTCGCTCAATCATTTTTAAATCTTTTGTGTGCACAGACATCTCTTACTTTTTCAATTGTGGTGTTAGACGATAACGAAGTCGTACCCATTGCCCGTAGCTATTTACCGCAGCAAGATAATTTACGCGTTAGCCCTTACGGTATGCATTTAGGTAACCGACTGCCTGCCCATGCCACTTCTACGGGTAAAGTATTGCTTGCTGCACTGTCTGAAGAAGCTCAACACACATGGGTAAAAACTTACGGTTTAAAGCGTTTAACCCCTTTTACCCTCATAGATGAGTCAAAGTTTTTTGAAGTGCTTAAGGGCATTTCATTATCAGATTATTGTCTTTCTAAAGAAGAACATGAGCTTGGCGTGATTGCGATTGCCGTACCCGTATTTAACGCCCAAGGTCAAGCCATTGCGGCGCTTAACTGCATGTCTCAGACCAACCGTGTACAAGAAGATTATCTGGTTCAGCAAATTTTGCCATTGCTACGCAACACGGCAAATGAACTTAGAAATTTGATTTAA
- a CDS encoding carboxymuconolactone decarboxylase family protein, translating into MSNEKFEKGLVIRKQVLGEEYVNNSINNADEFNLPLQELVTEYCWGAVWGREELSKPERSLINLAMISALNRPHELKLHVKGALRNGVPKEKIREVLLQVAIYCGVPAAVDSFRIAKEAIKEFESEQ; encoded by the coding sequence ATGAGTAATGAAAAATTTGAAAAGGGTTTAGTAATCCGTAAACAAGTTCTTGGCGAAGAATATGTAAATAATTCAATTAATAATGCCGATGAATTTAATCTACCTCTTCAAGAGTTAGTGACTGAATATTGCTGGGGAGCTGTTTGGGGACGTGAAGAATTAAGTAAGCCTGAGCGCAGCTTAATTAACTTGGCAATGATTTCGGCTTTAAATCGTCCACATGAGTTAAAACTACATGTTAAAGGTGCACTTCGAAATGGCGTACCTAAAGAGAAAATTCGTGAAGTGCTGTTACAAGTAGCCATTTACTGTGGCGTGCCTGCTGCTGTAGATAGCTTTCGTATTGCTAAAGAGGCAATTAAAGAGTTTGAATCTGAGCAATAA
- a CDS encoding NAD-dependent succinate-semialdehyde dehydrogenase — MQLNELALFRQQAFVAGKWCDADHQQTSEILNPATLEVIGTVPNMGKAEAERAIEAAKEAWPLWKNKTAKDRSIILKKWFDLIISNADDLAFILTSEQGKPLAEAKGEILYAASFIEWFAEEAKRVYGDIIPSPYPDARIVVNKQPIGVVAAITPWNFPAAMITRKVAPALAAGCPCIVKPAPETPFTALALVDLAVQAGVPAEIFSVITGDAVHIGDAIFESDVVRKFTFTGSTPVGKMLFERSAKTLKKVSLELGGNAPFIVFDDADLDAAIEGALIAKFRNAGQTCVCVNRFLVQAGIYEKFIAALSQKIQNFNIGNGLEAGHDIGPLINANAVKKVEAHIQDALDKNGRLVIGGKKHTAGELFFEPTLIADVTADMDVATQETFGPLAAVFKFETEQQAVEMANATEFGLAAYCYTKDLGRAWRMSEQLEYGMVGINKGLISNEVAPFGGIKQSGLGREGSKYGIEDYLEIKYTLFGGLNI, encoded by the coding sequence TAAATCCGGCGACATTAGAAGTGATTGGTACTGTCCCAAATATGGGTAAGGCTGAAGCCGAGCGTGCCATTGAAGCTGCCAAAGAAGCTTGGCCGCTATGGAAAAATAAAACAGCAAAAGATCGATCAATTATTTTAAAAAAATGGTTTGATTTAATTATTTCAAATGCAGATGACTTGGCTTTTATTTTAACAAGTGAGCAAGGAAAGCCTTTAGCCGAAGCCAAAGGTGAAATTTTATATGCTGCCAGTTTTATTGAATGGTTTGCCGAAGAAGCGAAACGAGTGTATGGCGATATTATTCCAAGCCCATATCCCGATGCTCGTATTGTTGTAAATAAACAGCCTATTGGTGTCGTTGCAGCGATTACACCTTGGAATTTTCCGGCTGCCATGATTACGCGTAAGGTTGCTCCAGCATTGGCGGCAGGTTGTCCTTGCATTGTAAAACCGGCACCTGAAACACCTTTTACTGCCTTGGCTTTAGTAGACTTAGCTGTACAAGCCGGCGTGCCTGCTGAAATTTTTAGTGTGATTACGGGCGATGCGGTTCATATTGGTGATGCGATTTTTGAAAGTGATGTTGTCCGCAAGTTTACTTTTACTGGTTCAACACCCGTCGGCAAAATGTTGTTTGAGCGTTCAGCAAAAACCTTGAAAAAAGTTTCCTTAGAGTTGGGTGGCAATGCGCCGTTTATTGTATTTGATGATGCCGATTTAGATGCGGCAATTGAGGGAGCACTCATTGCCAAATTTAGAAATGCAGGGCAAACCTGTGTCTGTGTTAATCGATTCTTGGTGCAGGCTGGCATTTATGAAAAATTTATTGCCGCCTTAAGCCAAAAAATTCAAAACTTTAATATTGGTAATGGATTAGAAGCAGGGCATGACATTGGGCCATTAATTAATGCCAATGCGGTGAAAAAAGTTGAAGCACATATTCAAGATGCCTTAGATAAAAATGGTCGTCTTGTGATTGGTGGTAAAAAACATACAGCGGGTGAATTGTTTTTTGAACCGACACTGATTGCAGATGTTACCGCTGATATGGATGTAGCAACCCAAGAAACGTTTGGTCCACTAGCAGCTGTATTTAAATTTGAAACCGAGCAACAAGCTGTTGAAATGGCAAACGCAACTGAATTTGGTTTAGCTGCATATTGTTATACCAAAGATTTAGGACGTGCTTGGCGAATGAGTGAACAGCTCGAATATGGCATGGTCGGAATTAATAAAGGCCTTATTTCAAATGAAGTTGCGCCTTTTGGTGGAATTAAACAATCTGGTTTGGGGCGTGAAGGTTCTAAATACGGTATTGAAGATTATCTGGAAATTAAATACACCTTGTTTGGAGGATTGAATATATGA